One Pecten maximus chromosome 16, xPecMax1.1, whole genome shotgun sequence DNA window includes the following coding sequences:
- the LOC117314729 gene encoding uncharacterized protein LOC117314729, translating into MGSYYEACTLSGDVFISFTIIATLVTFFWRGTWDMLDAFLIPTNYALSLWVSFVGGSFLHMILAILQNTLNVTFTPEKLSSFGFCVVSRLHAYLAAFLQVCQWRGFWGLLDIYGIANWITLLLPILVLSVLGSMSQTTGPPLAVVHDLDQQDYFTVAPIIDTDCRPGWLAILSGASFYVLLITNLGIAYWRGVWSVLDVHVFPEDLVRSAAFSLALSIFLALPILTGEQYIREFCRNKYRNRIVRTFVEKAYITVASLVAINHWRGVWYIQISFLLPDNPHMSAIISHFVGIAGLMTLFVSRTAAGVNSFDDRDIYGGKPGLFTLAYTSRICKLKDDNSSYIVPVSV; encoded by the exons ATGGGGTCTTACTACGAAGCTTGTACTTTGTCAGGTGACGTGTTTATCAGCTTCACAATTATAGCGACATTGGTGACATTTTTCTGGCGCGGAACATGGGATATGCTAGATGCATTCTTAATTCCAACAAACTATGCACTTAGCCTGTGGGTATCGTTTGTTGGCGGCAGTTTCCTGCACATGATTCTGGCAATTCTTCAAAACACCTTAAACGTGACATTTACTCCTGAAAAACTTTCTTCGTTTGGATTCTGTGTTGTGTCCAGACTACATGCATACCTTGCAGCTTTTTTACAGGTTTGTCAATGGCGGGGGTTCTGGGGTCTGCTGGATATTTATGGGATTGCAAATTGGATTACTTTGTTGCTGCCAATCCTCGTTCTATCTGTCCTCGGAAGTATGAGCCAAACCACCGGACCACCATTGGCAGTCGTACATGATTTGGACCAACAGGACTATTTCACAGTTGCCCCAATTATCGACACGGAT TGTCGTCCAGGATGGTTAGCAATCCTGTCTGGGGCGTCGTTTTATGTTCTCCTCATCACCAACCTAGGTATAGCTTACTGGCGTGGTGTCTGGAGCGTACTGGATGTTCATGTGTTTCCAGAAGACTTAGTACGGTCGGCTGCGTTTTCCCTTGCATTGAGTATCTTTTTGGCTTTGCCTATTCTCACTGGTGAGCAGTATATCCGAGAATTCTGCCGGAATAAGTACAGAAATCGCATTGTTCGGACATTTGTGGAAAAAGCCTACATCACGGTTGCCTCCCTTGTTGCCATAAACCATTGGCGTGGTGTTTGGTACATTCAGATATCATTCCTTCTCCCCGACAATCCGCATATGAGCGCCATTATCTCACATTTTGTTGGAATCGCGGGATTAATGACGTTGTTTGTTTCCAGAACTGCAGCAGGTGTTAATAGTTTTGATGACAGAGACATCTACGGGGGTAAACCAGGTTTGTTTACTCTAGCATACACTAGCAGAATATGTAAACTAAAAGATGATAATTCAAGTTACATTGTACCGGTAAGTGTATGA
- the LOC117344706 gene encoding kyphoscoliosis peptidase-like, protein MGNGSSLKIKLFPFKPPPPEKDTLNPIQYATYKFSRKCELSETHHMYIVDKSQLETLPPPHVPHTKKSEIFDLLMYKHIDERALKVSSDLHKGSMANLVAYLVEPCTDDLGRIRSIYTWLTSKNLNQIKIPLPPIREGSVPYYLSRLKNKKGNYAQLLSLMCRHAKLSCVVVHGYMKGSTYAIGQSVKDNKDILYGEWNAVLVDNVWRLVNSYWGACAVDGDENAAKFSVDESFFLPNPEQLIYSHFPEESKWQLLETSISMKQFEKKAYLKERFFELEMRALSHQKCEIVTDNGEIEILFGLPQEKAHEFEFMCLLFSKSDDKWKHIKEKTCQHDFVYYPNDSSVAVRCRFPKIGVYKLEIVGKDSRRKEQGYDFDWVAIYKIKVNGIPEGNTSFPKCCAAGWGPGKIVKESCLEASTDPNAIIFSEGGYVEVSFEKLKREAAGLNISYKVVGLNKSLDNIPMEEEGVREDDEEYTIEVNAPPGEESALCIFALIDDPSYGTITKNICNYLVISSEVEEVDDSLFRDIEETRQQLEKAIEEKKLEPLETAVDLVETKKYERYMPQEMRRARDLIARLRKLQQLLHAVMALEQPTIAEIRSFSNPLPEIHNVMKATLLLLGNYDDETKQWKNVQAIIGRTGKESLKRRINEFDINQMDLDIALGAKKMIGKTDLADIKITSLGAATFYVWVMGLVEEMEIRYIDKLKTTVPRTRKKSTS, encoded by the exons ATGGGGAACGGAAGCAGCCTTAAGATCAAACTGTTTCCCTTTAAACCACCTCCTCCG GAAAAAGACACGCTAAACCCTATCCAGTATGCCACTTACAAGTTTAGCCGCAAATGTGAACTATCAGAGACGCATCACATGTATATTGTCGATAAATCACAACTGGAAACACTCCCACCACCTCACGTACCACATACGAAGAAAAGCGAGATCTTCGATTTGTTGATGTACAAACATATAGACGAACGGGCATTGAAA GTCTCTAGCGATCTACATAAAGGCTCCATGGCCAACCTGGTAGCATACCTTGTGGAGCCGTGCACTGACGACCTGGGTAGAATCAGGTCGATATACACCTGGCTGACGTCAAAAAACCTGAACCAGATAAAGATACCACTGCCACCGATAAGGGAGGGTAGTGTCCCCTATTATCTGAGTAGACTGAAGAATAAGAAAGGGAACTACGCTCAACTACTTAGTCTAATGTGCAG ACATGCTAAACTGAGCTGTGTGGTCGTCCATGGTTACATGAAGGGAAGCACGTATGCTATTGGTCAATCGGTCAAGGACAACAAAGACATATTGTATGGCGAGTGGAATGCTGTCCTAGTGGACAATGTCTGGCGACTTGTCAATTCCTACTGGGGCGCATGTGCAGTAGATGGTGATGAGAACGCAGCCAAATTTTCGGTAGATGAATCCTTCTTTCTTCCTAACCCTGAACAATTGATCTACTCACACTTTCCGGAGGAATCTAAATGGCAATTACTGGAAACCAGTATCAGCATGaaacagtttgaaaaaaaagctTATTTAAAAGAACGTTTCTTTGAACTTGAAATGAGGGCTCTTTCTCATCAGAAATGTGAAATTGTGACGGATAACGGCGAGATTGAGATTCTGTTTGGACTACCACAGGAAAAGGCACACGAGTTTGAATTCATGTGCTTGCTCTTCTCCAAATCCGACGACAAATGGAAGCATATCAAAGAAAAGACGTGTCAACATGATTTTGTGTATTACCCAAACGACAGTTCGGTTGCTGTTCGGTGCCGCTTTCCGAAAATAGGAGTGTACAAACTGGAAATAGTGGGCAAAGATTCCAGGAGAAAAGAGCAAGGATATGATTTTGATTGGGTGGCAATCTACAAAATCAAAGTTAACGGCATACCTGAAGGGAACACATCCTTTCCAAAATGCTGCGCGGCCGGATGGGGACCAGGCAAAATTGTGAAGGAGTCCTGCCTCGAAGCCTCCACCGATCCAAATGCCATCATTTTCTCTGAGGGTGGTTACGTAGAGGTGTCTTTTGAGAAACTGAAACGCGAAGCTGCTGGTTTGAACATCTCGTACAAGGTTGTCGGACTGAACAAATCCTTAGACAATATCCCGATGGAGGAAGAAGGTGTCCGAGAGGACGACGAAGAGTATACTATCGAGGTTAACGCGCCACCTGGCGAGGAAAGTGCGTTGTGCATATTTGCATTGATAGATGACCCGTCTTACGGGACAATCACAAAGAACATATGTAATTATCTAGTCATCAGTTCAGAGGTGGAGGAGGTGGACGATTCTCTCTTCCGGGATATAGAGGAGACCCGTCAAC AGCTTGAAAAGGCGATAGAGGAAAAGAAACTTGAACCGCTAGAAACAGCTGTTGATCTGGTAGAAACAAAGAAATACGAGCGATACATGCCACAAGAAATGAGGAGGGCGAGGGACCTTATTGCCAGGCTGAGGAAGCTGCAACAGCTTCTTCATGCGGTCATGGCGTTGGAACAGCCGACAATAGCGGAAATCCGATCCTTCTCTAATCCACTTCCGGAAATACACAACGTGATGAAGGCAACTCTTTTGTTACTTGGCAACTACGATGATGAGACTAAG CAATGGAAAAATGTACAGGCTATCATTGGTCGAACAGGTAAAGAGTCCCTCAAACGGCGGATAAACGAATTCGACATCAACCAAATGGATCTCGATATTGCATTGGGAGCTAAGAAGATGATTGGGAAGACTGACCTCGCTGACATAAAAATCACCAGTCTAGGGGCTGCCACATTCTACGTATGG gtgatgggattGGTGGAGGAAATGGAGATACGATACATCGACAAACTCAAGACCACTGTCCCTCGAACTCGAAAGAAGAGTACTTCCTAG